One Nicotiana tabacum cultivar K326 chromosome 23, ASM71507v2, whole genome shotgun sequence genomic window, GGTGCTTCTGTGGGATCagcatgtttatcgaagccacttttgCTCATGAGCCATCGAGAGCTCTGTCAATGATCGTTTCTTTGATTATTTTGGATGGGATTGCGTCCTGGGCTGCTGTTTCTACGATCTACGTTGTATGGTTAATACCGATCTCTGTTCGACCGgggttctctgtcgatatccTTTTGAGTTCTGCCGAATTGCCTGTTTGGATAAACGGAACCGGAAGGGGTCCCCAagtgatcatcctcgaccctgatctttgactggtaccgattatgtacatcggcccaagttaccactggatattcaattaaattctgctttagttgtcgtgatgccaccgaacttcgttcgttcaaaccctgagtaaaggcttgaacagcttaatcgtctgtgactggtggtagttccatgcgttccatctggaaccgagatgcgaattccctcaacatttcgttgtctttttgtttcaccttgaagaggtccgacttcctagttgTAACCTTTATTactccggcatgtgcctttatgaaggagtctgcaagcatggcaaaggaatcgatagaattaggcggcaaattgtggtaccatatcattgctcctttcgacaaggtttctccaaatttcttcagtaaaacagattcaatctcatcatcttccaagtcattcccttttattgcgcatgtataagaagtgacatgctcattagggtcggtggtcccattATACTTGGGAATTTCTGGCATTCAAAATTTTTTCGGATTGGGTTTcagagccgcacttggagggaaaggcttctgtacGAATTTATTTGAATCCATGCCCTTTAGAATCGGcagtgcccccggtatttggtcaacccgggagttgtatgtctttactttcttgtcatttgcctcgattttcttttctcccgattcaaaCTATTTAGTGAGCTCTTCGAGCATTTTTATTATGGCGGGTCAGTCCTCGATTCGTTGGTGTTCGACCTTTCCGGCACAGGCTCGGTCCTATGGACGACTTCTGGTTTGATCCTACTCGGTGTTCGGTGCTGATTTTTTAGTTGTGCCATAACGGCTTGTTGAGCTTATAATATTTCtaatatcaattggaggctaactccaccatcttctctgccctgcgtacctcgaccacctgatcgaacttCCCTGCATATGCTACCTTCGGGATCAAcgcccaaatttgcatttagggcgacatgtgaactgacatcgacGGGATTTGCAATTGGTACTCCCTTGAGGTCAGCCTGAGGCTCCTCGATTCCTGGGGCGACTATATTGTCATTTTTCCGTGAAATCCAAGGTCGTTGTCACCGTTTGTAGGCGctgcttgtgagtttgacatgtttatcctAAAAATAAAGATTCTTatgagaacaagtgtaaagcagtttgtgttatcggaatcagtattaagcaatcactattatccttagccccaaagcgggcgccaaactgtttatccttaaaattggataacaattgaccatataatgtggttctaaggacacgtgaCTTTActcaataccaattgataaatatgaagattaataacataAATGAACTATAAATTAAAGCGAACCAGTTTTGAAACAGGATTCAACCCTCGAGCTAGGGTCCCCTCGAACCGATTGATACCAAAACAGTTATAAATAAAGCAAGTTGATGAACAAGAAAGTATAAGCGCGTTATATTGGCTTTTTTATGCGAGAACAATGTGTCCTTACAAATGGTTAATactctcctttatatagtagaggaattctacttatggtataactctaattacagaagaaaattacatgattagctaattaaccgttccTAATTTGATTTGTTCCGAGATTTTCGCCATGATCTTCGACTAGTCACGGATATTTCGTCTTTCTGTTATTATGTTATCTTTGATCTTGATCGATGCCTTTCTTATTCGGTCTCGATCGTTgctggcctcgatctcgacaAGTACTTCGAATCCCGAACTTGGTACTTTTTCCTCGTACCTTGGTCTGATCCACTACGGGGCCGACCTTCGATGCAGCTCCCTGGTCCCGGTCAAATAAAAAAATTGGGTGGgctcgattttaaccgtatacaattATATTGTGTGTAATTAAGAGTTTATCGCAGTGCTCACATAATCAAGAAGAAAGAATAGTGTCTtggttttttcttttgaaatatcATTGTAAACATTAAAAGAATCAGTTGAGGAAATTGTCTCTTGTGCCTACttacaatttaaaaaaataaaaattaccatGCAAAGAtgttttatatgttattttcgGGTCTCTTATGTGTAAAATACAATCGCATGTAAAAAGGACATAAAACTACAAACAAATCTGTAAAAAGCTACAGATTACTTAATAGATATAGAGTAGTACTTAGTTAGTTACATAATTAATTAGCTAAGGACTATGTTAGAAGATAGTTAAGTTAGCTAGTTAGTGAGTTGTATAAATAGGCATGTATATACACATTGTAATTAAGATTGAAGAAATGAAATTGAGATTTTTTCTCTCCTTCTCTCTGTAACCGACTCAAACTCTCACTCTCTAACCCAACTCTATTTTCCcttttaacatggtatcagagccaccgATCGGTGGAATTTTGAGCTGAAGAATGAGCAATTGAGAACAATCGGTGAGCAGAGAATGATTTTCGGAGCACAGCAAACCCTAATTTCTGCCATTGTTGTGTTGTTCaaagttttttctttcttcacaatttttttttggtgtttttttcttttctgaccCAAAAGTTAGTTCAATTTATGGAATCTTAAGCTCTTTGTAGCTGCAATTGCAAATCGCTTTGCACAAATTTCGACTAACACTGAAGATTCAGCACCTACAGCTGGAGATTCGATCGAACGATTCACCGACATTCACCCAAGTAATCCTCTGTATCTACATCCATCTGATACTCTAGGTTGTATCCTAATCCCTCAACAGTTAACTGGTATAGAAAATTACACTGCATGGAGTAATTCTACGAAGGTTGCATTGTTAGCAAAAAATAAACTAGGGTTTATTGATGGTAGCTGTCGTAAGGAACATTATAGAGGAGACCTAGTACATGAATGGGATAGGTGCAATACTTTTGTCCTATCATGGATCACCAATTCAGTATCAAGGGAACTAGGAAATGGATTGATGTATTCATCTAATGCTCATAAGGTTTGGATGGACTTGAAAGAGcgttttgataaaagaaatctTACACGAGTTTATCAGCTACATATGGAAATCTACACAATGACACAGGGAACTTCTATTATATCTGAGTACTTCTCTAAGATGCGTAACATTTGGGATAAATACCTTTCATTAGTTCCACTGCTTGGGAGTGACAAGGCTTATGAAATCatatggaataacagaagttaaTGCAATTTTTAATGGGCTTAAATGAGACCTATGCACAGTCACGCAGCCAGATTTTGATGACAGTTCCAAGTCCATCATTGAACAAAGCCTACAATATGCTCATGCAAGATGAAAGCCAACGAATGAAGTCAAATATGATAACACCGTGTGCTCAGCCATTACCAAACCTGGATTTGAATGATCCTACAGCTCTTGCTGCTATGCAGAACAACATGTTTAAGAAACCAAACGGATTATACTGTGATTATTGCAATATGAAAGGACATAAAAGGGAGAATTGCTACAAATTGGTTGGGTATCCACCTAATTTTAAGGCTAACAGGAAGAAAAGTTTTGAGAGGCCATAACAGTTTGGAACTAATAACAAAGGATCTCAGTCAACAGTGCCAATTACTTGGGGCACTCAGATACATCATGCTCCAATAGTCCTGCTCATCCATCTACTCATTACATGCCAATGCCTACTTTCACTCCTGAACAACATCAACAGATCCTACAGCTGATCAACAAGACAGTACCCTCACAGGAAGAAGTTGCTAATATGGCAGATATATCTAATTGCTCTAATGTTAGTTTATCTGAAGGCACTGAATTCATTCCATGGGTGGTTGACACAGGGGCAACAAATCATATGGTTTCTAGCTTGAATATTTTGCTAAATCTTGAACTAATTACACCTAATGCCAACAAAATTCATTTACCAAATGGTCATGTGACCTCTGTTACACATGTTGGTTCAGTTTCACTGTTTAATGATGAACTAACAAATGTCCTCTATGTTCctcttttcaaatataatctttTGTCTATCTCAAAACTGACCAAACAACTGCAATGTTGTGTGGGTTTTTATCCTGATTTCTGCATCTTCCAAGATCTTTGCACTAGCAaggtgaaggggattggtaaGGAGAAGGATGGTCTATACTTACTTCAACCTACCAAGAAGCTATCACCTGTCAAAGCACATGTTCCATGTACTTCAGTCTTCCCTGTATCTTCACAACATTGCTTCTCTTCTGCTCAATCTCATCAATTCTCAGTGTGGCACTAGAGATTTGGTCATGCACCAGCTGCTGTTCTTCAAAAACTTCCTTTCTTACAAAGTCATTTGTTCAATAAAGAGTCTTTGTCTTGTACAATTTGTCCTTTGGTAAGACAAACTAGGTTTCCATTTCCTACTAGTACTTCTAAAGTTGTCTCTCCTTTTGAACTTGTACATATGGATGTGTGGGGTCCATATAGACAATATACTTACAACGGTTATAGATATTTTCTTACTATTGTTGATGACTATTCTAGAATGACTTGGGTTTATTTGATGAGAATGAAAAGTGATGTCATTGTTTTACTCAGAAATTTCTTTGCCTTGATTAAAATTCAGTTTTCTGCTTCTATCAAGACCATTAGATCAGACAATAGACTTGAACTTTGCAATTCTCAATGTAACACTCTTTTTACTTCTCTTGGAGTGGTGCATCAAAGTTCATATGTTCATACCCCTCAACAGAATGGGGTAGCTGAGAGGAAATACAGGCACTTGCTTGAGATGGCAATGGCACTCAGGTTTCAAGCTAATGCACCTCTAAAGTTCTGGATTCAGGCTATGAAGCTTGAGATTGAGGCCCTCACTGACAATCATACATGGTAAGTGGTCGATTTGCCTACAGGTAAAATACCCATTGGATGTAAGTGGGTGTATAAGGTGAAGTATAAGGCAAATGGTAGTGTTGAAAGGTATAAGGCCAGATTAGTGGCCAAAGACCTTACCCAACATGAGGGTCTGGATTACCATAGCACCTTCTCTCCTGTAGTGAAGATTGTGACTGTCAGATGTGTTGTGTCTTTGGCTGCTCAGCATAATTGGCCACTCTACCAGATGGATGTCTACAATGCCTTCCTTCAGGGATACTTGTTTGAGGAAGTCTACATGTCCTTGCCACAGGGATTTGGTAGCCAGGGGAGAATAAGGTTTGCAAGCTCCTCAAATCACTATATGGCCTCAAACAAGCAAGTAGGCAATGGAATTTGAAGCTTACCACTGCTCTTATCAATTCAGATTTTACTCAAAGCAAGTTAGATTATTCCCTATTTACTAAAAGGTAGGATACACACATTGTCATAATATTAGTGTATGTTGATGACTTGCTTATTACTGGTAGTGACATCAAGCTGATACAAGAGGCCAAGCACATCCTTAATAACAACTTCAAAATGAAAGACTCGGGTGAGTTGAAGTATTTCTTGGGAAGAGTTTGCCAAGTCATCCAAAGGCATACTCATGAACCAGAGAAAATATGCTCTAGAGTTGATATCAGAATATGGCTTAGGGGGAGGAAAGCCAGCTATAACCCCTTTGGAGCAGAATCAGAAGTTCACTAGTTTGGAGTATAACAAATTGTTTGAACTTGACACTGATAAAGAGATGGAAGATAGAAGACCTTATCAGAGGTTGATGGGAAGACTACTCTACCTGGCAATCACACGACCAGACATATCCTTTGCAGTCCAAACATTGAGTCAGTTTGTGCATGCTCTAAAAGAGTCACACTATGAAGCTGCATTAAGGGTGGTTAAATATGTGAAAAGCCAGCCAGGCCTAGGACTTCTGATGAGCAATAACAAGTCCAGGAAGATCACTGCCTTTTGTGATGTTGATTGGGTATCTTGTATGGTGTCTAGAAAGTCTGTCACTGGGTTTTGCATAAAGCTGGGAGAATCACTAATTTCCTGGAGGTCCAAGAAGCAGAGCACAGTATCAAGAAGCTCAGGTGAGGCTGAGTATAGGAGTATGGCAACCACAGTAGTAGAGCTGGTTTGGTTGCATGGGCTGTTGGAGGAACTGGGAATGGAGATTGATCTACCAATGGAGTTATTTTGTGATAACAAGGCAACTCTTCAAATAACATCGCATCCCATGTACCATGAGCGTATCAAACACATAGAGATAGACTGTCATTTCATTCGGGAAAAACTGCATCAGGGGTCAAGACAGAACATGTTGCCAGCAAAGAGCAAGTTACAGACATTCTATCTAAGGTTTTGGGAAACAACTGCACAGTGAAATGTTATGCAAGTTGGGGATGATCAATGTATTTCATCACCCCACTTGAGGGGGAGTGTAGAAAATATTAGTAGTTGTGATAGTTGTACTTAATGGATATAGAGTAGTACTTAGTTAGTTACATAATTAGTTAGCTAAGGACTATGTTAGAAGATAGTTAAGTTAGCTAGCTAGTGAGTTGTATAAATAGGCATATATATACACATTGTAATTAAGATTGAAGAAATGAAATTGagattttctctctctttctctttgtaACCGACTCAAGCTCTCACTCTCTAACCCAGCTCCATTTCCCCTTTTAACAATATTCAATTGTCATATTGCCAATCATCGCGCTTAACGTTAAATATATTAACTTTGGTCATAATAATTGTATAATATGACACTTCTAAGATAAAACTCACTGATGATTTCGAGggattcaaaaatacttttttattgCAGTTCAAAATAACTAATACGCAACTCTTCGGGTTTGCCCAGTTGGTTTGGAGGGTGGTTATCCATACAGATGACTTGGGATCTAATCCCCCCTCAATATCTTCTGAGTTGAACCTGTCGCACAGGGCTTGCCTAGTGCAGTTTACATCCCCTGTGTGGTTTGTAGGCTATTACACAGGGGGAGGTTTACCCAGTGCGCACAAAGTATGCTCACCACAGAGTGCTCACCCGAAAAGCAGAAGCTGTGTCAAAGATTGTAGCGACCGCGAGTTTCCCctcttatcaaaaaaaaaaaaactaatacgCTATGAAACTTTTAGTAGACCTACAATAATTGTGATTTTAGGTAGCATTCAAAGCTAAAAACCAACAAAGAGCTCCTCCGTGGACTAGGCTTGAAACCTAGATGGTGCATATTGGAGATTTGAggtaaaaaggaagaaaaaaagaggatCGCAAATTATATTATGTTGCAGAAAACACAGCAACGTTCTCATACACAAATCCGTGAAAATGCAAGACAGACAAAAATCCTGGTACTTTTAACATTAACCTATGGACTAACAATCTGAAACCTAAATTATCCACATGCGCTTTGTATATAGCATGTGACTTCTACGTAGTTTTCTCCAGAGAAAGGGCATTCGTCAAGACTAATCTATAATTCGTCCTTcgcatcagaatcatctttggcaGCAGCTTCCTTGTCATCAGTTTCAGCTTCAGGTTCCTCAATATCCTCTTCTTCCTCGACTGTTGCATCAGGGCTGACATTTAAACTGCTCTTAACTGAGCTGTAGATGCGGGAGGCAAAATCCTTTGGGTCATTGAGCAGGAAACCACTCTCCAGTAATGCTGTCTGGTACATCAGCTGAGCCGTTTGCTTCACGCTCTCATCCTGTGAACCAAGTTAATGAAATTAGTAACAGTTAGCCATTTCTATAACATTTATCGTTTGATCACATGTGTAGAGATAAAATCAAGTGTACCTCAGGGTCCTTGATTACTCTATCCCGAAGCTCCTTGATAATTGGGTGCCTAGGGTTGATCTCAAGCACCCTTTTACCCCGCATATACGCCTGCTTGCTTGCATCCGACAGAGTTTGTGACTGCATGATTCTTTCCATATTGGCACTCCAACCATATTTCGATGTCACAACTACACAAGGGGTGTCGGCCAAACGGTTGCTAATCTTGACATCGTCTACATTGTCACTAGCAAGAGCACCCTTCCACCATTTGGTTAGCTCCTTAAATGACTCCTTGAGCTCTTTGGCTTTTGAATCCTTGCCCAGTTTCAGGCCCTCTTTGGATACATTTTGGAACTTATTGTCTTCATAGTCCATAAGGTACTGCATCAGGTATTCATCTACGGGATCCGTGAAGAAAATTACCTAAACAAGGGAAACTTAGCAAATGAATCTTTAGAGCAGACATGATAAATGCATTTATAAGAGAATTTAAATATCAAAGACAAGGAACATAGTCAAACTCACAATGCAAGAAAAGATGACTAATACTTTCTGTTAAAATAAACTACTATTTTGTTATGCAGCTTTCCCATGCAATCTTAAGAAAGACTCATACCTCATAATTTTTCTTAGTTAGCCTCTCAAGGAATGGTGATTTCTCCAACTGCTCTTTGCTAGCTCCAGTTATATAGAAGATATCCTTCTGTCCAGCCTTCATCCTTGAGATGTACTGATCTAGGGAAGTTAGTTTACCATCTGATTTTGAGCTGTAAACGAGAAAATATTAAGACGACAAGGGATCAGTCACCCTGATTTGACTTAACAATCTCATCAAAGAATTACTCTTAAGACACAGGGCATACGTCTCAAATCGGAGGAGCTTAGCCAAGCGATTTCTGTTAGTTGCATCTTCTATGATACCAAGTTTTACTGACTTTCCAAATTCATTCCAAAACTTTGTGTATTGACCTTTCTTCTCGTTGTCTGCACTGGATTCTTCAACATCTGTAACGTCATGAGAAACTCAGAAAAGAGGAAATGAGAAATTCAATCTCTTAGGCAATGGATTGTTCAGAGATATAAActaacctttcttatccttgtcgTTAGATTCATCAGGATCCTCATCAGCAATCTTGCGTATCATGTCAAGGGCCTTGCGGATGAGTTTCTTCTTAATTGTCTTCAAGCTGCTGTGCTGCTGAAGCATTTCTCTTGAGACATTGAGGGGTAAGGTGTCAGAATCAACAAGACCCTAGCATAATGTCAAACAAAATGGCGTTAGAAACTCTTGGCCCATACGTAATATAAACAGTGAAGTTCTAGAGTAACAAGAACTACCATTAGGAAACTCAAGTACTTGGGCAGCAATTCGTCAAATTCATCAGAGATAAAGACCCGTCTGACATATAACTTCAAGTTGGATTTCTTGGAGTTGTAGTAGCTTTCATATAAATCTTGAGGAGCCTTAGGAGGGACAAACAGTACAGCCTTGAACTCAACATCACCTTCAGCATTAAAGTGACTCCAAGCAAAGGGCTTCTCATCACTGAAGTCCTGGCAAAATAATACAAGAATTTAGCAAATGATAAGAGAGTTCACAAAAGTTTTCTACTCTTCTCACTGCATTTCAAGTGGAAGAAAGTATGTAAGTAGCAATTTACCTTTGCAAGTGAGTGATAGAATTTCGTATACTCTTCCTCTGTCACCTCCTTTGGATTCCGAAGCCATATAGCTTTCACATCATTCAAAAGCTCCCACTCATAAGTGGTTTCCTTCACTTTCTTAGTTTTAGGCTTTTTCTCATCTTCTGGCTTCTCAGAATcatcttcatctccttcttcttcagaAGGGCTGGTTTCAGCTGTTCACAACATTGAAAGACTATGAGGTCGCATAAGATTAAAAGATGAGGGGGTAAACTTTAATTCATCTAGCAACCTACCACACCCCCCACACCCCCAAAACCCCAAACAATTTCTCCGAGCAGGGAACAGGTCTTAAAATATGCATTAAACACATTCACTACAAGTTCCGACTTCGTTAACACTGAATAAACTTGGCAAGCCAAGTAGGATGAATCACGCATACATGTTTCCTCTTCATCACTTGACTCGTCTCCATCGACAGGAACCTCCTTCTCAACCTCTTTGCTTGCCCAAAGATTTATAGGGAAGTTGATGAATTCAGAGTATTTCTTCACCAGGTCCTGAATACAAGGTAACCCATGCATTAAGCAATGTAGAGAACCTCAACAGAAGCTTCAGAAAcataatattattttagaaaCAGAAAGTATGTCCATAGAAACTCTTATTTTCAATTTAATCTGGTAACTTGAActggaaaataatcaaatttgGAGTAGAGAATATTCAGGATAGATGCTGATGACAAGTACCAAAATGTAAGAATCCAAAAACTTAGTCAACAGAACAACAGGTTGGGCTTTTTTTTCTAACTACAAAAATTTACGGTACCTCCACACAGACACACAAGCACAAGATTGAATATGCTAAAACAGAAACAGCCCAAATATCACAGACTTTTACTTTTAGTTAGCAATTCATCCATAAGCTTAATCATCTCATTCTCAACCACTGTAATACAAGACTTATGGAATATCAAGTAATTGGTCCTGTTGTTTCTTCTGTTAGACTGCACCCTTTCAATCAAAGgtccaaataataaaataatcctaAGGGGGAGCAGAAAAATTCATATAAGAAAACAACCTAGAACTAGCTTCAAATCAATGGGTCACAAACGTTTGCAGCCCTTTTACTGCCCTGGTCTTCGTTATGTTCCTCAATTTTGGAAAGTATTTACTTCTAGTCTGCAATAGAATATAATCTAGCGGATGATGTGCGGGTTCAGTGAAGGAAGTGCTGCATAGTTGGGCTCATAGAAGTGGGAAGAAAGTCTAAGGACATGGAGTGTTGCCCCCTTAGCAATCATGTGGGTTATTTGGAAAGAGAGAAATAGAAAGGCATTTGAAGGAGTGGAACAAGAGTTTATAAAATTGCAAAGTAGTCTTTTGTTTCTAGTTTCTTTTAGGTGTGCTCATGAGGTCCCTAATTGTATATAAGATTGGATCTCGTTTGTTGAGAACCATATTTTGGTGTAGGTTCTCTTTTTTTGGTATACAGCTTGTACAAGGGGTTCCCCCAAATGTTAATAAAACTATTTACCTTATACAAAGGTCTAATGGATAATGTGGGACAAAAAGGAATTGATAAATCAATACCAAGGCACAAAAGGTTAAGATTGTTTATTTCCATTTATTTCAGCATTATAATATATTATTACCTACTATGCCAAAATCAATAttagaatgaaaaataaaaattactctAAATGACTGGTGAAATATTAAAGTGTTGGCATGCACCAATTCATGATATATGAAAAGAGTCTCCTTGGGAAGTATCTATCAGACACACCTTCAGTTTGTACTCGTCCAAATATTCTCCTGCTTCATCTCTGAGGTGCAATCTAATTTCGGTTCCACGACCAAGAGGTTCATTCCATACATCCTCAGAAATGGCAAATGCCCCATCAGCCTTCGACTCCCAGACATATCTGAATGCAGAAATTTGTTAAATCACTAACAACATTCCCATTACATGAATTGTCATTAATCAACACATTCAAACAAGAACATACTGTTTGTCATCGTTATGCTTGCTGATGACCTCAACATAGTCAGCTACAAGATAGACCGAGTAAAACCCAACACCAAATTGTCCAATCAGATTAAGGTCTCCACTTGTCTGCATCTTCTCAACAAAGGCTGTTGAGCAATAACAAATTAGTGAACAGTAAAGAGAACTCCAAGAACACCACAAATCTCATATCCACCAGATAGATTACCTGAAGTTCCAGATTTAGCTATAGTTCCCAAGTTCTTTATTAAATCCTCCTTAGTCATTCCTATACCTCTGTCACGAATGGaaagaattttcttttctttatccagTTTAATCTGCAATAAACAATACAATCATCAGAACAGCTTTTAAAAGAGCAACTTCCTCACACTAGCAACCAACAGAGTCTACACAAACAACGGACACAAATCACCAACCTGGATCTCAAGCTCAGTGTTATCACCTTCCCCAAGTACTTCCTTGTCAGTAAGTGACAGGAACCTAATCTTGTCCAGCGCCTGAATTTAACAGCATATTAACTTAGAAGAAATCATTTGCAGATAATGTCGAACATCCCCAGAGACTTAAAAGTATGCTTACATCGGATGCATTCGAGATCAGCTCCCTCAAGAAGATGTCCTTGTTACTGTAAAGGGAGTTGATAATGATGTCCATAAGCCGAGAGACCTCAGCTTGGAACTCAAATTTCTCTGCATCAGCTCGGAGAGTTTTCCTTGACATAGACTCCGATTCCCTATAATGATATAGTACTCAGAGCAATGAACATACAAAGAAGCTGAAGGCAATGAATCAGAGCGAAACAAACTAAATGAATCAACGATTCGGAAACCTTTTAACGACATCAGAATCAGTGGATAAACCATGTGGAACAGCACCAAGCTTTTCCTCAACCTTTGGCGGATCTACAGGGGCGTCAGATTCAGCTTCCGCATTTGCTTGTATCCTCCGACCTAGTGAGTGGAAAAATCATGCTTCAGAATAAAGCAGTAATGTCCGTACTCCACTAAGCaattcaatcaatcaatcaactaagtAATTCCTTAAATAATTATGGAAGCAATGTCTCAACGCAACACCGGACTAAAAAAGCCTCATAAACTCCAAGACTAATAAGGCAAATTTACTGCCCAATGCTCGATACACAGTATTAGTTTATCATCTAATTCaactatttcaaaaataacattgCAGTCTTACATACATATAACAAGAAAATTCCATGAGATCTCAAAATTTACAGGAAGCTGAACATAATACCCTAGTTTACCTTGATCtggaagaaggaaaagaagacataACAGAAACAGAACGGAAGGGATCGTCCACTTCCTCATTTGTATTGGATTTCACTCTCAGACCTCAGCGGCTTTTGAAATTTTGCTTCTTTAAGTTGCGCCATTTCCATTGAGCGACTATATATAGTG contains:
- the LOC142177334 gene encoding uncharacterized protein LOC142177334; the encoded protein is MGLNETYAQSRSQILMTVPSPSLNKAYNMLMQDESQRMKSNMITPCAQPLPNLDLNDPTALAAMQNNMFKKPNGLYCDYCNMKGHKRENCYKLVGANYLGHSDTSCSNSPAHPSTHYMPMPTFTPEQHQQILQLINKTVPSQEEVANMADISNCSNVSLSEGTEFIPWVVDTGATNHMVSSLNILLNLELITPNANKIHLPNGHVTSVTHVGSVSLFNDELTNVLYVPLFKYNLLSISKLTKQLQCCVGFYPDFCIFQDLCTSKVKGIGKEKDGLYLLQPTKKLSPVKAHVPCTSVFPFSASIKTIRSDNRLELCNSQCNTLFTSLGVVHQSSYVHTPQQNGVAERKYRHLLEMAMALRFQANAPLKFWIQAMKLEIEALTDNHTWYKARLVAKDLTQHEGLDYHSTFSPVVKIVTVRCVVSLAAQHNWPLYQMDVYNAFLQGYLFEEVYMSLPQGFGSQGRIRFASSSNHYMASNKQVGNGI
- the LOC107816677 gene encoding endoplasmin homolog, coding for MRKWTIPSVLFLLCLLFLLPDQGRRIQANAEAESDAPVDPPKVEEKLGAVPHGLSTDSDVVKRESESMSRKTLRADAEKFEFQAEVSRLMDIIINSLYSNKDIFLRELISNASDALDKIRFLSLTDKEVLGEGDNTELEIQIKLDKEKKILSIRDRGIGMTKEDLIKNLGTIAKSGTSAFVEKMQTSGDLNLIGQFGVGFYSVYLVADYVEVISKHNDDKQYVWESKADGAFAISEDVWNEPLGRGTEIRLHLRDEAGEYLDEYKLKDLVKKYSEFINFPINLWASKEVEKEVPVDGDESSDEEETSETSPSEEEGDEDDSEKPEDEKKPKTKKVKETTYEWELLNDVKAIWLRNPKEVTEEEYTKFYHSLAKDFSDEKPFAWSHFNAEGDVEFKAVLFVPPKAPQDLYESYYNSKKSNLKLYVRRVFISDEFDELLPKYLSFLMGLVDSDTLPLNVSREMLQQHSSLKTIKKKLIRKALDMIRKIADEDPDESNDKDKKDVEESSADNEKKGQYTKFWNEFGKSVKLGIIEDATNRNRLAKLLRFETSKSDGKLTSLDQYISRMKAGQKDIFYITGASKEQLEKSPFLERLTKKNYEVIFFTDPVDEYLMQYLMDYEDNKFQNVSKEGLKLGKDSKAKELKESFKELTKWWKGALASDNVDDVKISNRLADTPCVVVTSKYGWSANMERIMQSQTLSDASKQAYMRGKRVLEINPRHPIIKELRDRVIKDPEDESVKQTAQLMYQTALLESGFLLNDPKDFASRIYSSVKSSLNVSPDATVEEEEDIEEPEAETDDKEAAAKDDSDAKDEL